A window of the Vallitalea okinawensis genome harbors these coding sequences:
- a CDS encoding response regulator transcription factor, translating to MFSVMLLDDEYWVLEDFKSVIDWQEVGFEIVAAVQDTKMAERLIKKFKPDLLFCDIKMPEEDGISFLRRLREQKSTIEVIYLTAYSEFNYAREAIHLGAQGYLLKPVDDMMLLNELQRLKKILEDKQRNKVARNLLANNEENTENAKSIIKRVINDVRQNYYKKLKLSYYAEKYFINSSYLSQQFKQETGKSFTSYILDLRLARAEDLLIQTELSINEISDKIGYSDYVHFSKLFKKHRGESPQQYRNRYRE from the coding sequence ATGTTTAGTGTTATGCTATTAGATGACGAATATTGGGTCTTAGAAGATTTCAAATCGGTTATCGATTGGCAAGAAGTTGGATTTGAAATTGTTGCAGCTGTTCAGGATACAAAAATGGCAGAAAGACTCATTAAAAAATTCAAACCAGATCTTTTGTTTTGTGATATTAAGATGCCAGAAGAGGATGGTATTTCATTTTTAAGACGTTTACGTGAACAGAAAAGTACAATCGAGGTTATCTATCTTACAGCCTATAGTGAGTTTAATTATGCGAGAGAGGCTATACATCTAGGAGCTCAAGGTTATTTGCTTAAGCCCGTTGATGATATGATGCTCCTCAATGAACTTCAACGACTAAAAAAAATCTTGGAAGATAAACAGCGAAATAAGGTTGCAAGGAATCTGCTGGCTAACAATGAGGAGAATACTGAAAATGCAAAAAGTATTATAAAGCGGGTGATCAATGATGTCAGACAAAACTATTATAAGAAACTAAAACTATCCTATTATGCCGAGAAATATTTTATCAATTCCAGCTACTTAAGTCAGCAGTTTAAGCAAGAAACGGGGAAATCATTTACTAGTTATATACTTGATTTACGACTTGCAAGGGCTGAAGATTTACTTATTCAAACAGAATTGAGCATTAATGAAATAAGCGATAAAATCGGCTATAGTGATTACGTCCATTTTAGTAAGTTATTTAAAAAACATCGCGGAGAAAGCCCCCAGCAGTATCGTAACCGTTATAGAGAGTGA
- a CDS encoding ABC transporter substrate-binding protein, which produces MKKIALLLVLGFLLTGCYGLDSSKQLVVRNMTTNEEEHQIPIRISLMHSFTDYGGLQWVIKTTQAYTQHHPEVEFDIYSVTPENYDSVLQQHFASGTMPDLYYLSNIFDNITYIEKDFAINLTHEPFMRHNFVVGSLKGVEYRDQIWAVPIDWNGYGVIYNKDVFKYAGIDRIPSTYSELIETCEKLQDTVYTPIAAGFNDNYTMMNDIQVDLSQSSYYNNTDWRISIEKNLYMWQDNFFKLSDALERFAQRLNYYNPDMFETSWYEATRMVANGEAAMIMGDFKAIDTIRSHNEHANLGMFMYPWSDDISKNNFPIKTMGGLVANNQSDNKTYLLDIMEHFSTIEVGNLTQKYKKTISVVAGVDEAIDPAYNELIVFMDLGRKSDFSKFTSKFKREELNDIFNEELIRFIYDEEHNVEATVKQLDVESQKLIGNLE; this is translated from the coding sequence ATGAAAAAAATTGCTTTATTGTTGGTATTAGGTTTTTTACTAACGGGGTGCTATGGATTAGACAGTTCAAAGCAACTTGTTGTTAGAAATATGACTACAAATGAAGAAGAACATCAAATACCAATTAGAATTAGCTTGATGCATAGCTTTACAGATTATGGTGGTTTGCAGTGGGTTATTAAGACAACACAAGCTTATACTCAGCATCATCCCGAAGTCGAATTTGATATTTATAGCGTAACCCCTGAGAATTATGATAGTGTGTTACAGCAACATTTTGCATCTGGTACCATGCCTGATCTTTATTACTTAAGCAATATTTTTGATAACATTACTTACATAGAAAAGGATTTTGCTATAAACTTAACCCATGAACCATTTATGAGACATAATTTTGTTGTTGGCTCTTTAAAAGGAGTAGAGTATAGGGATCAGATATGGGCGGTTCCCATCGATTGGAATGGATATGGCGTCATTTACAACAAGGATGTTTTCAAGTATGCAGGGATTGATAGGATTCCGAGTACTTATTCAGAACTTATAGAGACTTGTGAGAAATTACAAGATACGGTTTATACACCTATTGCAGCAGGATTTAATGACAATTATACTATGATGAATGATATACAAGTTGATCTAAGCCAAAGTAGTTATTATAATAATACAGATTGGCGAATTAGTATTGAAAAAAATTTATACATGTGGCAAGATAATTTTTTTAAGTTAAGTGATGCTTTAGAAAGGTTTGCACAGCGTTTGAATTATTATAACCCTGATATGTTTGAAACATCTTGGTATGAAGCAACTCGAATGGTAGCTAATGGAGAGGCAGCTATGATCATGGGAGATTTTAAGGCTATAGATACCATAAGATCTCATAATGAGCATGCTAATCTAGGTATGTTTATGTATCCATGGAGTGATGATATAAGTAAGAATAATTTTCCAATTAAAACTATGGGAGGCCTAGTAGCTAATAATCAATCAGATAATAAAACATACTTACTCGATATAATGGAGCATTTCTCTACTATTGAAGTTGGTAATCTAACACAAAAATATAAAAAAACCATTTCAGTAGTAGCTGGGGTCGATGAAGCTATAGATCCTGCATATAATGAGTTAATTGTCTTTATGGATTTAGGTAGGAAGTCTGATTTCAGTAAGTTCACATCAAAATTTAAAAGAGAAGAGCTTAATGATATTTTTAATGAAGAACTGATACGTTTTATATATGATGAGGAGCACAATGTTGAAGCCACAGTTAAACAACTGGATGTGGAATCACAGAAACTCATTGGAAATCTTGAATAA
- a CDS encoding type 2 periplasmic-binding domain-containing protein yields MMIKWRKIISLALVVSLVVSLVVGCASDSQETNESTKVDKTSQGKEGKAKDQEELVELTMITHKGEGPDESSLVYQELQRQLGIKINVIETTVENRKEKVNISLATGEIPDLFFTSAKPYSEEMQKWIKQGLILPYDAYMDDYPVVKAQLEKFPDAKNLTNNQYYMLNIQRQVQDAEVVNDHAFFVRTDWMENLGIEMPTTFDELNDLLYAFTFDDPDGNGKNDTFGVTMDSTYWLYFFYNMFDASERRFTEVDDEWVPEALTDNMKDAVKYLNKLYSDGVLDQEFMISKSGRVYENFVSGKAGVMIKNAGIHYNVVYDQLQDAYPEQDPQDMFTWMPIVAGPESGVKRLDGGANYWAATCLGNTGDEVKIQKSLELLNFLGSEEGQKLFFYGVEGEHYKMEGDKIVSLLPEGKQLHQVEKHGELHHLVVWLDGLFPEAIPNAEECLESYKDSMAAANGDPLLYVDVDVDPAVQAQVKEYTIESLIKLIADSEDVESDWQAHVDGWYNVGQEYQDAVNEAMN; encoded by the coding sequence ATGATGATTAAATGGAGAAAGATCATATCATTAGCACTTGTAGTGAGTCTAGTTGTTTCTTTAGTGGTGGGGTGTGCCAGCGATAGTCAAGAGACGAATGAAAGTACTAAAGTTGATAAGACTAGTCAAGGTAAAGAAGGGAAAGCAAAAGATCAAGAAGAATTAGTGGAATTAACAATGATCACTCATAAAGGAGAAGGTCCAGATGAGTCCTCATTAGTTTATCAAGAACTTCAAAGACAGCTTGGTATTAAAATTAATGTTATTGAGACAACTGTTGAGAATAGAAAAGAAAAAGTTAACATTAGTTTAGCTACAGGAGAAATTCCTGATTTATTCTTTACTTCAGCAAAACCTTATTCAGAAGAGATGCAAAAATGGATTAAGCAAGGTTTAATCCTACCATATGATGCATATATGGATGATTATCCTGTTGTCAAAGCACAGCTTGAAAAATTTCCAGATGCTAAGAATTTAACTAATAATCAATACTATATGTTAAATATCCAACGTCAAGTACAAGATGCAGAAGTGGTTAATGATCACGCTTTCTTTGTACGAACAGATTGGATGGAGAATCTAGGGATAGAAATGCCTACAACATTTGATGAGTTAAATGATCTACTCTATGCATTTACTTTCGATGATCCAGATGGAAACGGTAAAAATGATACTTTTGGTGTAACGATGGATAGTACCTATTGGTTATACTTTTTCTATAATATGTTTGATGCAAGTGAGAGACGTTTCACCGAAGTTGATGATGAGTGGGTACCAGAAGCCTTAACAGATAATATGAAAGATGCAGTTAAATATCTTAATAAACTCTATTCTGATGGCGTATTAGATCAAGAATTCATGATCAGCAAGAGTGGTCGCGTTTATGAAAACTTCGTATCTGGCAAAGCTGGGGTTATGATCAAGAATGCGGGGATTCACTACAATGTAGTTTATGATCAACTTCAAGATGCTTATCCTGAACAAGATCCACAAGATATGTTTACTTGGATGCCAATTGTGGCAGGTCCTGAGAGTGGTGTGAAGCGTCTAGACGGTGGTGCTAACTATTGGGCAGCTACTTGCCTTGGTAATACTGGAGATGAGGTGAAGATTCAAAAATCCCTTGAATTATTAAATTTCTTAGGAAGCGAAGAAGGCCAAAAATTATTCTTCTATGGTGTAGAAGGCGAGCACTATAAGATGGAAGGTGACAAAATCGTTTCTTTATTACCAGAGGGTAAACAACTTCACCAAGTAGAAAAGCATGGTGAATTACATCATTTAGTCGTATGGCTAGATGGATTATTCCCAGAGGCGATACCAAATGCTGAAGAGTGTTTAGAGTCCTACAAGGATTCTATGGCAGCTGCAAATGGTGATCCATTGCTTTATGTGGATGTGGATGTTGATCCTGCTGTTCAAGCTCAGGTTAAAGAGTATACCATTGAAAGTTTAATCAAATTAATTGCAGATTCAGAAGATGTTGAGTCTGATTGGCAAGCACATGTAGATGGATGGTATAATGTAGGACAGGAATATCAAGATGCAGTAAATGAGGCTATGAATTAA
- a CDS encoding S-layer homology domain-containing protein — protein sequence MKGLKKIISLLLVVALTLSFFPVETLAKDKDYYRTEKWFSDLDEDHWAYDYVIQMVERDIIAGYSDGRFKPSKEVSRAEFAKMMVLTLDLPLIKPDNPSFEDISYKDWEYPYVETAKYYLTGFRTNNGDYFKPDIYAVREDMAVALVKALDINPEETDLDILDEYKDEDYISSNLRHYVATIIDEGIMVGDDDKYFSPQGSLTRAEAAVLLSRLIDEDKVTYDDEKVTYDEEDLELSTEREAPYLEYAVTDDGVVLEWDEVSSRGFKYYKVVVSKYNKTPEYPDDGYLVCLENVRNNRYVVKPYAKYNDSDFGDKIQPGDSYYISITAVYKDETITGNTIYVEVPDEEYEDD from the coding sequence ATGAAAGGACTTAAAAAAATTATAAGTTTATTATTAGTAGTTGCTTTAACCTTATCTTTTTTTCCAGTAGAAACACTAGCTAAAGACAAGGACTACTATCGGACAGAGAAGTGGTTTTCAGATTTAGATGAGGATCATTGGGCTTATGATTATGTGATACAGATGGTGGAACGTGATATAATTGCAGGCTATTCTGATGGCAGGTTTAAACCTTCTAAAGAGGTAAGCCGTGCAGAGTTCGCTAAAATGATGGTTTTAACATTGGACCTTCCTTTGATTAAACCTGATAACCCTTCCTTTGAAGATATCAGTTATAAGGATTGGGAGTACCCCTATGTTGAAACAGCCAAATATTATTTGACAGGTTTTAGAACAAATAATGGTGATTATTTTAAACCTGACATTTATGCAGTTCGAGAGGATATGGCTGTAGCATTAGTAAAGGCATTAGATATTAACCCAGAAGAGACAGATTTAGATATTCTGGATGAGTATAAAGATGAAGATTATATCTCATCTAACTTGCGACATTATGTTGCAACCATTATTGATGAAGGCATAATGGTTGGAGATGACGATAAATATTTCTCACCTCAAGGTAGTCTGACTCGAGCTGAAGCCGCAGTATTACTGTCAAGACTTATTGATGAAGATAAAGTAACTTATGACGATGAAAAGGTGACCTATGACGAAGAAGATTTAGAATTATCTACTGAGAGAGAAGCGCCTTATCTCGAATACGCTGTAACCGATGATGGTGTAGTTCTTGAATGGGATGAAGTGAGCTCACGTGGATTCAAGTATTATAAAGTAGTTGTTTCAAAGTATAATAAAACGCCTGAATATCCTGATGATGGTTACCTTGTATGTTTAGAAAATGTTCGTAATAACAGATACGTAGTAAAGCCTTATGCTAAATATAATGATAGTGATTTTGGTGATAAAATTCAACCTGGTGATTCCTATTACATCAGCATAACTGCTGTCTACAAAGATGAAACTATTACCGGAAATACGATTTATGTTGAAGTTCCTGATGAAGAATATGAAGACGATTAA
- a CDS encoding response regulator transcription factor — MKLMIVDDNKMFRYAFMQTLDWKEQGIQLIFEAMNGLHALELLEDQVVDIVVTDMSMPEMDGVELIKVIKEKYPTIKILALSNFDDFTFVKEALKLGAEDYLLKHEMTPTTLLEAIEECKKLVISDSSHKESVNMQHKYLEIDSFTGKMLHGQLGVEEMQIGLYMYTTHKYIKNVILITIELIGSNHDQYTYREWLQKNINDNYLILKANITKTTHAIILNYHHVSSEQKIMSHMREFVNRLSTASKTVDFETTIAVSGIGRGLKSIPILYAQVQLTRDAMIYSNRSVLFYDPSMRTLADISEPSSLIGNMVYQESMMKDQPNFIQEISKIFNKIKDNPIDRLSLDKVMFEMSTIILRLAKIHDVNIFDVIGDNKNLYSLMCEKNCIKDKEAIMSQIIDQIYNKASNYNNILNTDVREIMKYVDENYCSDLNLASIAEVFSFNANYLSSLFKQETGMNMTDYIKTVRVRHAKAFILERKYKTYEIAKMSGFKNTSYFCTVFKEVTSMSPKEFKDNN, encoded by the coding sequence ATGAAGTTAATGATTGTTGATGATAATAAAATGTTTCGATATGCCTTTATGCAAACACTTGATTGGAAAGAACAGGGAATCCAATTAATCTTTGAAGCCATGAATGGTCTACATGCCCTCGAGCTTTTAGAAGATCAAGTAGTGGATATTGTTGTTACAGATATGAGTATGCCTGAGATGGATGGCGTTGAATTAATTAAAGTAATCAAGGAGAAATATCCAACCATTAAAATATTGGCTTTAAGTAATTTTGATGATTTTACTTTTGTAAAAGAAGCGTTAAAACTTGGTGCAGAGGATTATTTACTCAAGCACGAAATGACACCCACCACACTTCTTGAAGCGATAGAAGAGTGTAAAAAACTGGTTATAAGTGATTCTAGTCATAAAGAATCAGTTAATATGCAGCATAAATATTTGGAGATCGATAGTTTCACAGGTAAAATGTTACATGGTCAATTAGGAGTGGAAGAAATGCAGATCGGTCTCTACATGTATACAACCCATAAGTACATCAAAAATGTTATCCTAATAACAATTGAATTAATAGGAAGCAATCATGATCAATATACCTATCGGGAGTGGCTTCAAAAAAATATAAATGATAATTATTTAATCTTAAAAGCTAATATCACAAAAACCACTCATGCTATTATTCTTAATTATCATCATGTCAGCAGTGAACAAAAAATAATGAGTCATATGAGAGAATTTGTAAACAGACTGTCGACTGCATCAAAAACAGTTGATTTTGAAACGACTATTGCAGTTAGTGGTATTGGTCGGGGATTAAAAAGTATACCAATACTATATGCTCAAGTTCAACTTACAAGGGATGCGATGATTTATAGCAATAGATCAGTTTTATTTTATGATCCTTCTATGAGAACACTTGCTGATATTAGTGAGCCAAGTAGTTTGATTGGTAATATGGTCTACCAGGAAAGTATGATGAAGGATCAACCCAATTTCATTCAAGAAATCTCTAAAATCTTTAATAAAATCAAGGATAATCCAATTGATAGATTAAGCTTGGATAAGGTCATGTTTGAGATGAGCACCATTATACTTCGATTAGCTAAAATACATGATGTTAATATTTTTGATGTCATAGGTGATAATAAAAATTTATACAGCCTAATGTGTGAAAAGAACTGCATAAAAGATAAAGAAGCAATAATGAGTCAGATTATAGATCAAATTTATAATAAGGCGAGTAATTATAACAATATTTTAAATACAGATGTTAGGGAGATAATGAAATATGTAGACGAAAATTATTGCAGTGATTTGAATCTAGCTTCTATAGCAGAGGTATTTAGTTTTAATGCAAATTATTTATCATCACTCTTTAAACAGGAAACAGGTATGAATATGACAGACTATATAAAGACTGTAAGAGTTAGACATGCTAAAGCATTTATTTTAGAAAGAAAATACAAGACTTATGAGATTGCCAAAATGTCTGGGTTTAAAAATACTTCCTATTTTTGTACTGTCTTTAAAGAAGTCACAAGTATGAGTCCTAAAGAATTTAAAGATAACAATTGA
- a CDS encoding ABC transporter permease — MNTKIMKTNVSTKKNRGQFLRTLKKNKLLIIMCLPAILFFLIFSYLPMPGLYLAFIRFNYAQGIFNSPFVGLENFRFLILSGKLWELTKNTVLYNAAFILIGSSLQVCVAVLLNEIANKRFKKFSQTIMFLPHFISFVLVGLFAYNILSFDFGVLNTFLRSVGLEPVKAYSTPEVWPIIIVVTHLWKSTGYGSIIYFATIMGIDPQIIEASQIDGANVFQKIRFIILPSIRPTFVILLLFSIGSILRGNFQLFYNMVGSSNSMLFETTDIIETFVFRALINNFNFSLGSAVSLYQSVFGFALIMVSNWVVRRIEPDYALF, encoded by the coding sequence ATGAATACAAAAATAATGAAAACTAACGTATCTACTAAGAAAAATAGAGGTCAGTTTCTAAGGACTCTTAAAAAGAATAAATTATTAATAATCATGTGTTTACCAGCAATCCTATTCTTTTTGATTTTTTCATATTTACCGATGCCAGGCTTATACTTGGCGTTTATAAGGTTTAATTATGCACAAGGTATTTTTAACAGTCCTTTTGTGGGGTTAGAAAATTTTAGATTTCTTATTCTATCTGGAAAACTATGGGAGTTAACTAAAAATACAGTTCTTTATAATGCAGCCTTTATCTTGATAGGAAGTTCGTTACAGGTATGTGTTGCTGTATTGCTTAATGAAATAGCCAACAAGAGATTTAAGAAATTTTCACAAACAATCATGTTTTTACCACACTTCATATCTTTTGTTTTAGTTGGACTGTTTGCTTATAATATTTTGAGTTTTGATTTTGGCGTTTTAAATACCTTTTTAAGAAGTGTTGGTCTTGAGCCAGTAAAGGCTTATTCAACACCAGAAGTATGGCCAATAATTATTGTTGTGACACATTTATGGAAATCCACAGGTTATGGCTCGATCATCTATTTTGCTACAATTATGGGTATTGATCCACAGATTATAGAGGCATCGCAAATAGATGGAGCTAATGTATTTCAAAAGATTAGATTTATTATTTTACCAAGTATTAGACCGACATTTGTTATCTTGTTGTTATTCTCAATAGGAAGTATTCTAAGAGGTAATTTCCAATTATTCTATAACATGGTTGGATCCAGTAACTCCATGTTATTTGAAACAACTGATATTATTGAAACATTTGTCTTTAGAGCACTGATTAACAACTTTAATTTCTCGCTTGGTAGTGCGGTGAGTTTATATCAATCTGTCTTTGGTTTTGCCTTAATTATGGTTTCTAATTGGGTTGTTAGAAGAATTGAACCGGATTACGCATTATTCTAG
- a CDS encoding sensor histidine kinase translates to MYLLRSNNIENMKHRIKSKMVRMRIRTKFLLVFFVVIFFISSMVLLAATYISDQIFTKYSIELSEELVEQISINIHNRANEIEDLTYLITQNIQIKELLYLCEEGIETYEKSILQSKMNSLLNSSVYNSGYINKIIISTTNGDYFWWEKQSGETINDGLTEVEVQMYMRKIVGNGLPTDNSALWMESPMFEDEVFLLRPIIDENNINNNLGIILFSFKSSYLSGVNTEGIVLDSDKIAIIDNESDQFFETDLVNRRLYLKLIESGEYKKDKLNQMFIKVDGEDYLLTEAYIEKYDWKIMTIISQEQQNNGKASLQLFIFIVAIISIIITVIIAFYISGNITKNISLLEKNITKVEEGDFNVRIKPVSYDEIGLIGLRFNYMVNEIQSLINRLYISEVEKQKIEHEVLKAQINPHFLYNTLGSIKWMAISKGQDDIGELVTSLIELLKASIKQKSTYQILSEEIEYIKYYISIIQSSLDGVIQMNNNIEEGIENYYVLNFMLQPIVENAIFHGLELRKGNARIDLSAYTEENKLVIKISDNGRGMSEEKIREILSSQSDHKYSGLNSIGVKNVNERLKLYFGKTYGLKYSSIKGEGTTVKFTLPIMTMPKED, encoded by the coding sequence GTGTACCTTTTAAGGTCGAATAATATTGAAAATATGAAACATAGAATTAAAAGTAAAATGGTACGGATGCGCATTCGTACTAAATTTTTACTTGTTTTTTTTGTAGTTATTTTCTTTATTTCAAGTATGGTATTACTTGCCGCAACATACATATCCGATCAAATATTCACTAAGTACTCCATAGAATTATCTGAAGAACTTGTTGAACAGATATCCATAAATATTCATAACCGTGCAAATGAAATTGAGGACTTAACTTATTTGATTACACAAAATATACAAATTAAAGAACTGTTATATTTATGCGAAGAGGGTATTGAAACTTATGAGAAATCCATCCTTCAATCAAAGATGAATTCATTACTAAATAGTAGTGTCTATAACAGTGGATATATCAATAAGATCATTATCTCTACAACTAATGGGGATTACTTCTGGTGGGAAAAACAATCAGGTGAGACCATTAATGATGGATTAACAGAGGTTGAAGTGCAAATGTATATGCGTAAAATAGTCGGAAATGGTCTGCCAACAGATAATAGTGCCCTATGGATGGAGTCTCCCATGTTTGAAGATGAGGTGTTTTTACTCAGACCAATTATTGATGAAAACAATATCAATAATAACCTTGGTATTATTTTATTTTCCTTCAAAAGTAGTTACTTAAGCGGTGTTAATACAGAAGGTATAGTTTTAGATTCTGATAAGATAGCTATTATTGACAATGAGTCAGACCAATTTTTTGAAACAGACTTGGTTAATAGAAGGCTTTATTTAAAATTAATTGAATCCGGTGAATATAAAAAAGATAAACTTAATCAGATGTTTATTAAAGTTGATGGAGAAGATTATCTTTTAACTGAAGCTTATATTGAAAAGTACGATTGGAAGATTATGACTATTATTTCGCAAGAACAGCAAAATAATGGAAAAGCATCATTGCAGCTGTTTATTTTTATTGTTGCGATTATAAGTATTATAATAACTGTTATTATTGCTTTTTATATCTCAGGTAACATTACAAAAAATATTAGTCTACTAGAAAAAAACATAACTAAAGTTGAAGAAGGAGATTTTAATGTCAGAATTAAGCCAGTATCTTATGATGAGATAGGATTAATAGGTCTCAGGTTCAATTATATGGTTAATGAAATTCAATCCTTGATTAATCGCCTATATATATCAGAGGTTGAAAAGCAAAAAATTGAACATGAAGTTTTAAAAGCCCAGATTAATCCACACTTCCTATATAATACTTTAGGATCAATTAAGTGGATGGCTATAAGCAAAGGACAGGATGATATCGGAGAACTGGTTACCTCATTGATAGAACTATTGAAAGCTTCAATCAAACAAAAAAGTACATATCAAATATTAAGTGAAGAAATTGAGTATATCAAATATTATATTTCTATTATTCAATCTAGTCTCGATGGCGTTATTCAAATGAATAATAACATAGAAGAAGGCATTGAAAACTATTATGTTCTCAATTTCATGTTACAACCAATTGTTGAGAATGCGATTTTTCATGGCTTGGAGCTGAGAAAAGGTAATGCTAGGATTGATTTGTCAGCTTACACTGAAGAGAATAAATTAGTTATTAAAATATCTGACAATGGAAGAGGAATGAGTGAAGAAAAAATACGAGAGATATTATCTAGCCAATCAGATCATAAATATTCTGGACTGAATAGTATTGGGGTTAAAAATGTTAATGAACGTCTGAAATTATATTTTGGCAAAACCTATGGACTAAAATATTCAAGCATCAAAGGAGAAGGTACGACTGTTAAATTTACCTTACCAATTATGACAATGCCAAAGGAGGATTAA
- a CDS encoding sensor histidine kinase has protein sequence MGLQYFHKYKLRIQLITINLLIALSAILIFSVGGFTIYYNKMEENVNNLTDIYFYEVSERLQRYFDQVEVMSEVVFYNAAMQTIALGYSGNWQEYQDYDNLIGKYMEMDTTMNDIIFMKNDGDYYYYNDYIHVYPVDTFLKRENYLKHIKDYKLHVIGPLILDNVESDDFYFIRRVKGMSIDLPNYLEEIGIGIMAMKQDEVNSILHNSNLPPATATYLIDEAGKILASTNDTQGYYYTLEEEKKGFIIKKTGIDAFDNNFTLICHLPRDYFYRDLYVYSTYIVIAMIILLIITVIGSLLLNIHVTKPIKELADAFDKVATGDLKSRLKFTYKNEITAIEQNFNNMMNEIYTLNKNIIKNQSMLYEAELDKKQFEYRSLQNQISSHFLYNTLNMIRGMAYSGQKQEMGELINKLVAYLRYIARESQYVSIKEELEHLKNYTYIQQKRFNNKIKVIVDVGTEVKEEKLLKLLMQPLIENAAKHGLNQWCGRGIIKITIKKIEKDLLIKVMDNGCGMTLERLKLINTFFKAEKNQEEHIGLHNIQRRIQLEYGQQYGIEVRSWEGRGTVMIMKLPLLSGDRI, from the coding sequence GTGGGGCTTCAATACTTTCATAAGTACAAGTTACGAATACAGTTAATTACTATTAATCTATTAATAGCTCTTAGTGCTATTCTCATTTTTAGCGTAGGTGGTTTCACCATATATTATAATAAAATGGAGGAGAATGTTAATAACCTCACGGATATCTATTTCTATGAAGTATCTGAACGCTTACAGAGGTACTTTGATCAAGTAGAGGTTATGTCAGAAGTAGTATTTTATAATGCGGCCATGCAGACCATAGCTCTTGGGTATAGTGGGAATTGGCAGGAGTATCAAGATTATGATAATCTAATTGGCAAATATATGGAAATGGATACCACAATGAACGATATTATCTTTATGAAGAATGATGGGGATTACTATTATTATAATGACTATATTCATGTTTATCCTGTGGATACCTTTTTAAAAAGAGAAAACTACTTAAAACATATTAAAGATTATAAGTTACATGTAATAGGACCCTTAATATTGGACAATGTGGAGTCCGATGATTTCTACTTTATTAGACGAGTTAAAGGGATGAGTATTGACTTACCGAATTATTTAGAAGAGATAGGAATTGGCATTATGGCCATGAAGCAAGATGAAGTCAACAGTATACTCCACAACAGTAATCTTCCACCAGCTACAGCTACTTATTTGATTGATGAGGCTGGTAAGATTTTAGCATCGACCAATGATACTCAAGGATATTATTATACACTGGAAGAGGAGAAGAAAGGGTTTATCATCAAAAAAACCGGTATTGATGCTTTCGATAACAATTTTACATTAATTTGTCACTTACCAAGAGATTATTTTTATAGAGATCTTTATGTTTACTCAACTTATATCGTTATTGCTATGATCATTTTGTTAATAATTACTGTTATCGGTAGCTTGTTATTAAATATTCATGTCACTAAACCTATTAAGGAGCTGGCAGATGCATTTGATAAAGTAGCCACTGGAGATCTGAAATCACGTTTGAAATTCACATATAAAAATGAAATTACAGCTATTGAGCAAAACTTTAATAACATGATGAATGAAATCTATACACTTAATAAAAATATAATAAAGAATCAGAGTATGTTGTATGAAGCTGAATTGGATAAAAAGCAATTTGAATATCGTTCTTTGCAGAATCAGATCAGTTCACATTTCTTGTATAATACCCTCAACATGATAAGGGGCATGGCTTATTCGGGGCAAAAGCAGGAAATGGGTGAACTCATCAATAAATTGGTAGCTTATCTTCGTTATATAGCAAGAGAATCTCAATACGTTAGTATAAAAGAAGAATTAGAGCATCTAAAAAATTATACTTATATTCAGCAAAAGCGGTTTAATAATAAAATTAAGGTAATCGTAGATGTTGGTACTGAAGTTAAAGAAGAAAAACTGTTAAAGCTCTTGATGCAACCTCTGATAGAAAATGCTGCTAAACATGGTTTAAATCAATGGTGTGGAAGAGGTATTATTAAAATTACAATAAAGAAAATAGAGAAGGATTTGTTAATAAAGGTGATGGATAATGGATGTGGAATGACATTAGAGAGATTGAAGCTTATTAATACATTTTTTAAAGCTGAAAAGAATCAAGAAGAGCATATAGGCTTACACAATATTCAACGAAGGATACAACTAGAATATGGACAACAATACGGTATTGAAGTCAGAAGTTGGGAGGGTAGAGGAACGGTTATGATAATGAAACTACCCTTACTATCAGGTGATAGGATTTAA